The proteins below are encoded in one region of Mycobacterium shinjukuense:
- the trhA gene encoding PAQR family membrane homeostasis protein TrhA, producing MTSQASTVTKPEPESHGHTPSDAAHQLVEGVARVLTKPRFRGWIHVYSAGAAVFAGASLVAVSWALGSTKAGLATLAYTAATILMFTVSATYHRVNWRSQTAHKWMKRADHSMIFVFIAGSYTPFALLALPGHDGHVVLSIVWGGALAGTLLKMCWPSAPPWVGVPLYLLLGWVAVWYTAAILHNAGVTAMVLLFVGGALYSIGGILYALRWPDPWPTTFGFHEFFHACTAVAAICHYIAMWFVVF from the coding sequence ATGACCAGCCAAGCCAGCACGGTCACCAAACCAGAGCCCGAATCGCACGGGCACACTCCGTCGGATGCCGCCCACCAGCTCGTCGAAGGCGTGGCCCGGGTGCTGACCAAGCCACGCTTTCGCGGTTGGATCCACGTCTACTCCGCCGGCGCCGCGGTGTTCGCGGGTGCGTCCCTGGTCGCGGTGTCCTGGGCGCTGGGTTCCACCAAGGCCGGCCTGGCGACGCTGGCCTATACCGCTGCCACCATCCTGATGTTCACCGTCAGCGCGACCTATCACCGGGTGAACTGGCGATCGCAGACGGCCCACAAATGGATGAAGCGGGCCGATCACTCGATGATCTTCGTGTTCATCGCCGGCAGCTACACCCCGTTCGCGCTGCTGGCGCTGCCGGGCCACGACGGGCACGTGGTGCTGTCGATCGTGTGGGGCGGCGCACTGGCCGGCACCCTGCTGAAGATGTGCTGGCCCTCGGCGCCACCCTGGGTGGGCGTGCCGCTCTACCTGCTGCTGGGCTGGGTGGCGGTGTGGTACACCGCGGCGATCCTGCACAACGCCGGGGTGACCGCGATGGTGCTGCTATTCGTCGGCGGCGCGTTGTACAGCATCGGCGGCATTCTCTACGCGCTGCGTTGGCCCGACCCATGGCCGACCACGTTCGGCTTTCACGAGTTCTTTCACGCCTGCACCGCGGTCGCCGCGATCTGCCACTACATCGCGATGTGGTTCGTGGTGTTCTAG
- a CDS encoding (2Z,6E)-farnesyl diphosphate synthase, whose protein sequence is MEIIPARLKQPLYRLYELRLRQGLAASKSDLPRHIAVLCDGNRRWARSAGYDDVSFGYRMGAAKIAEMLRWCQEAGIEMTTVYLLSTENLRRDPDELAALIEIITDVVEEICAPANRWSVRTVGDLELLGEEPARRLRGAVESTPEVASFHVNVAVAYGGRREIVDAVRALLSKELANGATAEELIDAVTIEGISENLYTSGQPDPDLVIRTSGEQRLSGFLLWQSAYSEMWFTEAYWPAFRHVDFLRALRDYSLRHRRYGG, encoded by the coding sequence GTGGAGATCATCCCGGCGCGGCTCAAGCAACCGCTGTATCGGCTCTACGAGCTGCGCCTGCGGCAGGGTCTGGCCGCCTCGAAATCCGACCTGCCCCGGCACATCGCGGTGCTGTGCGATGGGAACCGGCGCTGGGCGCGCAGCGCAGGATACGACGACGTCAGCTTCGGCTACCGGATGGGTGCGGCCAAGATCGCCGAAATGCTGCGGTGGTGCCAAGAAGCCGGCATCGAAATGACCACCGTCTACCTGCTGTCCACCGAAAACCTGCGCCGCGATCCCGACGAGCTTGCCGCGCTGATCGAGATCATCACCGATGTCGTCGAGGAGATCTGCGCGCCGGCCAACCGCTGGAGTGTGCGCACCGTCGGCGATCTGGAGCTGCTGGGTGAGGAGCCGGCCCGCCGGCTGCGCGGTGCGGTGGAATCCACGCCGGAGGTTGCCTCGTTTCATGTCAACGTCGCGGTGGCCTACGGCGGACGCCGGGAGATCGTCGACGCGGTGCGGGCGTTGTTGAGCAAGGAACTCGCCAACGGCGCCACCGCCGAGGAGCTCATCGACGCGGTGACCATCGAGGGCATTTCCGAAAACCTGTACACCTCAGGGCAACCCGACCCAGACCTGGTGATCCGCACGTCGGGGGAGCAGCGGCTGTCGGGCTTTCTGCTGTGGCAAAGCGCCTACTCGGAGATGTGGTTCACCGAGGCGTACTGGCCGGCGTTTCGCCACGTCGATTTTCTGCGCGCGCTGCGCGACTACAGCCTGCGGCATCGCCGGTACGGCGGGTAA
- a CDS encoding PE domain-containing protein: MPTVLESMRPGSDQFVRVSYVFAIPAALAAAATDIAGIGSAVGAANAAAAAATTGVLAAGADEVSVAIAGLFSADAEEYQALSARVAAFHTRFVHTLTVGAESFAGAEAANASRLQSIARQAPGAVGAATDQLPGNGGSNGIAATYAVASQWDSGYVANYTITNSGTAPMTDLAAAIHSA; the protein is encoded by the coding sequence ATGCCCACCGTGCTGGAGTCCATGCGGCCAGGCAGTGATCAATTCGTGCGCGTGTCCTATGTGTTTGCCATACCAGCGGCGTTGGCCGCGGCGGCAACGGATATCGCTGGGATCGGGTCGGCGGTCGGTGCCGCCAACGCCGCGGCAGCAGCCGCGACAACGGGAGTGCTGGCCGCCGGCGCCGACGAAGTATCGGTGGCCATCGCTGGATTGTTCAGCGCCGACGCCGAGGAATATCAAGCCCTCAGCGCACGGGTGGCGGCCTTTCACACCCGGTTCGTGCACACCTTGACGGTGGGTGCGGAGTCGTTCGCCGGCGCCGAAGCCGCCAATGCGTCACGATTGCAGAGCATCGCGCGGCAGGCGCCGGGCGCTGTCGGTGCCGCCACCGATCAGCTGCCAGGCAACGGCGGCAGCAACGGGATAGCGGCGACGTATGCGGTGGCGTCACAGTGGGATAGCGGCTATGTGGCGAATTACACGATCACCAATTCGGGCACGGCGCCGATGACCGATTTGGCAGCTGCAATTCACTCTGCATGA
- a CDS encoding GH12 family glycosyl hydrolase domain-containing protein translates to MGTTLPLRLGQIQSATTSIDYAYPSIGIWNASYDIWLDSTPKTTGVNQQEIMIWINHQGPIQPVGSPVGNATVGGRTVVVWDGSNGQNNVMSCVAASPMEVWSFDVMDFVDHTATMEPITDSWYLTSIQAGFEPWSGGVGLGVDSFPANID, encoded by the coding sequence GTGGGCACCACGCTGCCGCTGCGATTGGGGCAGATCCAAAGCGCTACCACCAGCATCGATTACGCCTATCCCAGCATCGGTATCTGGAATGCCTCCTACGACATCTGGCTGGATTCCACGCCCAAGACGACCGGCGTCAACCAGCAGGAGATCATGATCTGGATCAACCACCAGGGCCCCATCCAGCCGGTGGGTTCCCCGGTCGGCAACGCCACCGTCGGCGGGCGCACCGTTGTGGTGTGGGATGGCAGCAACGGACAGAACAACGTGATGTCCTGCGTCGCGGCCTCGCCGATGGAGGTGTGGAGCTTTGACGTGATGGATTTCGTCGACCACACCGCCACCATGGAGCCGATCACCGACTCGTGGTACCTGACGAGCATCCAAGCCGGCTTCGAGCCGTGGAGCGGCGGCGTGGGCCTAGGGGTCGATTCGTTCCCCGCCAACATCGACTAA
- a CDS encoding methyltransferase, which produces MILDAWAAQAITAAADLGIADALAHGPLSAEELAAAVDADADALARLLRALIGRGIFRQRHDGRYELTPLADALRSDADVSLAGMARWVGAPQHREHWSRLTHAVRSGRSVVPELRGKPAFDYLAAEPELAEIFNQAMTGTTELSIAPVVAAYDFSPCATVVDVGGGHGRLLAAILDATPHARGILFDQTHVVAGAPALLAEHQVVDRVRIEEGSFFDDAIPRGGDTYVLKNIIHDWPDDDAARILGNVRAAAGAGSKALLIEQVIPPHHRDFTGKWLDLEMLVALGARERTAAEYQRLLQRAGFGGMRVIGTASPYSVIEATAI; this is translated from the coding sequence ATGATCCTGGACGCTTGGGCGGCCCAGGCGATCACCGCCGCGGCGGATCTGGGCATCGCCGACGCCCTGGCCCACGGGCCGTTGTCGGCCGAGGAGCTGGCGGCCGCGGTCGACGCCGACGCCGATGCCCTCGCCCGGCTGCTGCGGGCGCTGATCGGCCGCGGCATTTTCCGGCAACGCCACGACGGCCGCTACGAGCTGACTCCGCTGGCCGACGCCCTGCGCAGTGACGCCGACGTGTCGTTGGCCGGGATGGCCCGATGGGTGGGCGCCCCACAGCACCGCGAGCACTGGAGCCGGCTGACGCACGCGGTGCGAAGCGGTCGTTCCGTTGTCCCCGAATTGCGGGGCAAACCCGCTTTCGACTACCTGGCCGCCGAGCCGGAACTCGCCGAAATCTTCAACCAGGCGATGACGGGCACGACCGAGCTGTCGATCGCGCCGGTGGTGGCCGCCTACGACTTCAGCCCCTGCGCGACGGTCGTCGACGTCGGCGGCGGGCATGGCCGGCTGCTAGCCGCGATCCTGGATGCGACGCCGCACGCGCGTGGCATCCTGTTCGACCAAACCCACGTGGTGGCCGGGGCGCCGGCACTGTTGGCCGAACACCAGGTCGTTGACCGGGTGCGAATTGAAGAGGGGTCGTTCTTCGACGACGCGATACCACGCGGGGGTGACACCTACGTACTAAAGAACATCATCCACGACTGGCCCGACGACGACGCGGCGCGCATCCTCGGCAACGTGCGCGCTGCGGCCGGCGCGGGCAGCAAAGCATTGCTCATCGAGCAGGTGATTCCGCCGCACCACCGGGACTTCACCGGCAAGTGGCTGGACCTGGAGATGTTGGTCGCCCTCGGTGCCCGCGAGCGCACCGCCGCCGAATACCAGCGGCTGCTGCAGCGCGCGGGCTTTGGTGGCATGCGGGTGATCGGGACGGCCTCGCCGTACAGCGTCATCGAAGCCACCGCGATCTAG
- a CDS encoding PE family protein, which yields MAFLIAAPDVLAQAATELAGIGSAINAANVAAAGPTTALLAAGADEVSAAIASLFSGHAQAYQGLSAQVSGFHAQFVQALTAAGGAYAAAEAANVSAQSVQQDLLAVINAPTLALLGRPLIGDGANATTPGGNGGDGGLLWGNGGNGAAGAPGTGQAGGNGGSAGLIGNGGKGGAGASGTSGPSATAGGIGGAGGAGGAGGWLFGNGGAGGAGGIGGLGTVTSGNGGAGGIGGAAGLWGAGGAGGLGGAGGAGGAGGNPTPTGTAPNGGNGANAASSSSSPAVGGPGGNGTTGSATVNGGDGGQGGNAVGQSGQFMGQIIGGIGGIGGEGANGGDGGNGGDAFQASVGIGGPAGAPGTPFGGRGGDGGSALGLGGNGGNGGKGGDSIGFAVDPNHPGAAGGNGGNGATGAAGGTGGAGGAGGAGGRGGLLVGIGGDGGAGGAGGNAGAGAPGGSGGNGGAAGDTLGSFTAVQNQPGGRGGDAGNGGNAGGAGVGGAGGAGGAGGMLVGNGGDGGAGGAGGAGAAGGAAGKGGAGGAGGNASTWQLLVNSTLKGGDGGDGGVGGDGGNASNGAAGGRGGDGGTPGLLGLPGRAGIGGAGGPGAAGGALGTGGGGGVGGFTLGSLGTFPDPGPPSTLGANGAAGADGLPGAAGVAGASGPNGTTASPSIVNTIVNGPFEALLGRPLIGDGLDGGPGQNGGAGGLLYGNGGNGGTSTTAGVPGGHGGAAGLIGNGGFGGGGGPGAAGGNGGAGGWLIGNGGAGGPGGTATAAGVAGGAGGAGGAAGLWGAGGAGGDGGNGAVGATFTPGGAGGNGGAGGRGGLFGDAGAGGDGGAGGIGILAALGGKGGHGGAGGSAGLWGAGGAGGAGGIGGAGGNGFLSGLTGVSGGDGGAGGSGGAGGAGGLLFGDGGLGGHGAAGGGGGLGASSITPSIGPGAAGGAGGDGGAGGAGGAGGNARLWGIGGAGGAGGVGGNAGHAGNGANGGTQGLINPAQGGPGGNGGNGGIGGVGGAGGNGGHGGLLYGAAGGGGHGADGGNAGNGGTGGSATGSSTVQGKGGNGGSGGAGGVGGTGGGSASGGAAWGVGTGGAGGHGGSGGDGGVRGTGPGGNGVNGNGGAGADGGEGGPGGFLYGNGGAGGDAGAGGASGGTGATAGAGGKGGDGGNAQLIGDGGHGGAGGKGTPNGPGGAGGAKGQLSGQPGAAGASP from the coding sequence ATGGCGTTTCTGATTGCCGCACCGGATGTGTTGGCCCAAGCCGCAACGGAGTTGGCCGGTATTGGTTCGGCGATCAACGCGGCCAACGTGGCCGCGGCGGGTCCGACCACCGCGTTGTTGGCCGCCGGTGCCGATGAGGTGTCGGCGGCGATAGCGTCGCTGTTTTCTGGGCATGCCCAGGCCTATCAGGGGTTGAGCGCGCAGGTGTCCGGGTTTCATGCGCAGTTCGTGCAGGCGTTGACCGCCGCCGGCGGGGCGTATGCGGCCGCCGAGGCCGCCAACGTTTCGGCGCAGAGCGTGCAGCAGGACTTGTTGGCTGTGATCAATGCGCCCACCCTGGCGCTGTTGGGGCGCCCACTGATCGGTGATGGCGCCAATGCGACGACGCCGGGCGGCAACGGCGGGGACGGCGGGTTGTTGTGGGGCAACGGCGGTAACGGGGCCGCGGGCGCGCCCGGGACCGGCCAGGCGGGCGGAAACGGCGGGTCTGCCGGGTTGATCGGCAACGGCGGCAAGGGTGGGGCCGGCGCATCCGGCACATCCGGCCCATCCGCCACCGCGGGTGGTATCGGCGGCGCCGGCGGGGCCGGCGGCGCCGGCGGGTGGCTGTTCGGCAACGGTGGGGCCGGCGGGGCCGGCGGTATCGGCGGGCTCGGGACGGTCACCAGCGGCAACGGCGGCGCCGGCGGGATCGGCGGGGCCGCCGGGTTGTGGGGCGCCGGCGGGGCCGGCGGGCTCGGCGGCGCCGGCGGGGCCGGCGGGGCCGGCGGCAACCCCACGCCCACCGGCACCGCACCCAACGGCGGCAACGGTGCAAACGCCGCCAGCAGCTCTAGCTCCCCTGCCGTCGGCGGCCCCGGCGGCAACGGCACCACCGGCAGCGCCACCGTTAACGGTGGCGACGGCGGTCAGGGCGGGAACGCTGTCGGGCAGTCGGGCCAGTTCATGGGTCAGATCATCGGCGGCATCGGCGGTATTGGTGGCGAGGGCGCCAACGGCGGCGACGGCGGAAACGGCGGGGACGCCTTCCAAGCTTCTGTGGGAATCGGTGGACCCGCCGGCGCCCCCGGTACACCGTTCGGCGGTAGGGGAGGAGACGGGGGGAGCGCCCTTGGCTTGGGCGGCAATGGCGGCAACGGCGGCAAAGGCGGGGACTCCATCGGGTTCGCTGTTGACCCGAACCACCCCGGGGCGGCGGGCGGTAACGGCGGTAACGGCGCCACCGGCGCCGCCGGCGGCACCGGCGGCGCGGGCGGCGCAGGCGGCGCCGGCGGTCGCGGAGGGCTGCTGGTCGGCATCGGCGGCGACGGCGGCGCGGGCGGCGCCGGCGGCAACGCCGGGGCCGGCGCCCCCGGCGGTTCCGGCGGCAACGGCGGCGCGGCGGGCGATACCCTCGGGTCTTTCACCGCCGTGCAGAACCAACCGGGCGGCAGGGGCGGTGACGCCGGCAACGGCGGCAACGCCGGTGGCGCCGGGGTTGGCGGCGCCGGTGGCGCCGGGGGGGCCGGTGGAATGCTGGTCGGCAACGGCGGTGACGGCGGTGCGGGCGGCGCCGGCGGGGCCGGTGCGGCCGGGGGCGCCGCCGGCAAGGGTGGCGCCGGCGGGGCCGGCGGCAACGCCAGCACATGGCAACTGTTGGTCAACTCCACTCTCAAGGGCGGTGACGGCGGTGACGGCGGGGTCGGCGGAGACGGCGGCAACGCCAGCAACGGCGCCGCGGGTGGCCGCGGCGGAGACGGCGGAACCCCGGGGTTGCTCGGGCTGCCAGGGCGCGCCGGCATCGGCGGCGCGGGCGGCCCGGGCGCCGCGGGCGGCGCCCTGGGCACGGGCGGTGGCGGCGGGGTCGGCGGGTTCACGTTGGGCAGCCTCGGCACCTTCCCCGATCCGGGGCCGCCGAGCACCCTCGGTGCCAACGGCGCCGCCGGGGCCGACGGCTTGCCGGGCGCTGCCGGTGTTGCCGGCGCATCTGGCCCGAACGGCACCACCGCCAGCCCGTCGATCGTGAACACGATTGTCAACGGGCCCTTCGAGGCGCTGTTGGGGCGCCCACTGATCGGTGATGGTCTCGATGGCGGGCCGGGGCAAAACGGCGGGGCCGGCGGGTTGTTGTACGGCAACGGTGGCAACGGCGGCACCAGCACGACCGCCGGGGTTCCCGGCGGTCACGGTGGTGCCGCCGGGTTGATCGGCAACGGCGGGTTTGGCGGCGGCGGCGGGCCCGGCGCGGCCGGCGGCAACGGAGGAGCCGGCGGCTGGTTGATCGGCAACGGCGGCGCCGGTGGGCCCGGCGGGACGGCCACGGCTGCGGGTGTTGCCGGCGGCGCCGGCGGCGCCGGCGGCGCCGCCGGGCTGTGGGGCGCCGGCGGGGCCGGCGGGGACGGCGGCAACGGCGCGGTTGGGGCCACATTCACTCCGGGTGGCGCCGGTGGCAACGGCGGTGCCGGCGGCAGGGGCGGGTTGTTCGGCGACGCCGGCGCCGGCGGCGACGGCGGTGCTGGCGGCATCGGGATATTGGCGGCCCTAGGCGGCAAGGGTGGTCACGGCGGGGCCGGGGGCAGCGCCGGGCTGTGGGGCGCCGGCGGCGCCGGCGGGGCCGGCGGCATCGGGGGAGCGGGCGGCAACGGATTTCTGAGCGGCCTTACCGGGGTGTCCGGTGGGGACGGCGGGGCCGGTGGTAGCGGCGGCGCCGGCGGCGCCGGCGGGCTGCTGTTCGGCGACGGCGGGCTAGGCGGGCACGGCGCCGCCGGCGGCGGCGGCGGCTTGGGTGCCTCCTCCATTACACCGTCCATCGGCCCAGGCGCCGCGGGCGGCGCCGGCGGCGATGGCGGGGCCGGTGGGGCCGGCGGGGCCGGCGGCAACGCCAGGCTGTGGGGCATCGGCGGGGCCGGTGGGGCCGGCGGGGTGGGCGGCAACGCCGGCCACGCCGGCAACGGCGCCAACGGCGGAACACAAGGGCTAATCAATCCTGCCCAGGGCGGCCCCGGCGGCAACGGCGGCAACGGCGGGATCGGCGGCGTGGGCGGCGCCGGCGGCAACGGCGGCCACGGCGGGCTGCTGTACGGCGCCGCCGGCGGCGGCGGCCACGGCGCCGACGGCGGCAACGCCGGCAACGGCGGCACCGGCGGTTCCGCCACCGGAAGCTCCACCGTCCAGGGGAAAGGTGGCAACGGCGGTAGCGGCGGCGCCGGCGGCGTCGGTGGGACCGGCGGTGGCAGCGCCAGCGGCGGCGCCGCGTGGGGGGTTGGCACCGGTGGGGCCGGCGGTCACGGCGGATCCGGCGGTGACGGCGGGGTCCGCGGCACCGGCCCAGGCGGCAACGGTGTCAACGGCAACGGTGGCGCCGGGGCCGACGGCGGCGAGGGCGGTCCCGGTGGGTTCCTCTACGGCAACGGCGGCGCTGGTGGTGACGCCGGCGCCGGCGGGGCCAGTGGTGGGACCGGAGCCACCGCCGGTGCCGGCGGCAAGGGCGGTGACGGCGGCAACGCGCAGCTGATCGGCGACGGCGGCCACGGCGGGGCCGGCGGCAAGGGAACACCCAACGGGCCAGGTGGCGCCGGCGGCGCCAAGGGTCAGCTGTCCGGCCAGCCCGGCGCGGCCGGGGCATCACCGTAG
- the coaA gene encoding type I pantothenate kinase — protein sequence MTRVSEPSPYIEFDRKQWRALRMSTPLALTEEELIGLRGLGEQIDLLEVEEVYLPLARLIHLQVAARQRLFAATAEFLGEPQQNPDRPVPFIIGVAGSVAVGKSTTARVLQALLARWDHHPRVDLVTTDGFLYPNAELERRNLMHRKGFPESYNRRALMRFVTSVKSGSDYACAPVYSHLRYDIIPGAKHVVRHPDILILEGLNVLQTGPTLMVSDLFDFSLYVDARIEDIEQWYVSRFLAMRTTAFANPESHFHHYAALSDSQAVIAAKEIWRSINRPNLVENILPTRPRATLVLRKDADHSINRLRLRKL from the coding sequence ATGACGCGGGTTAGCGAGCCGAGCCCGTATATCGAGTTCGACCGGAAGCAATGGCGCGCGCTTCGCATGTCGACGCCTCTGGCCCTTACCGAAGAGGAACTGATCGGCCTGCGCGGTCTCGGCGAGCAGATCGACCTGCTCGAAGTCGAAGAGGTCTACCTGCCGTTGGCCCGGCTCATCCACCTTCAGGTCGCCGCCCGCCAGCGACTGTTCGCCGCCACCGCCGAATTCCTCGGCGAGCCCCAACAAAACCCGGACCGGCCGGTGCCGTTCATCATCGGGGTGGCCGGGTCCGTGGCGGTCGGCAAGTCAACCACCGCCCGTGTGCTGCAGGCGCTGTTGGCTCGCTGGGATCACCACCCCCGGGTGGACCTGGTGACCACCGACGGGTTTCTCTACCCCAACGCCGAGTTGGAGCGGCGAAACCTCATGCACCGCAAAGGCTTTCCGGAGAGTTACAACCGCCGGGCGCTGATGCGGTTTGTCACCTCGGTGAAATCGGGTTCCGACTACGCGTGCGCACCGGTGTATTCGCATCTGCGCTACGACATCATTCCCGGGGCCAAGCACGTCGTCCGCCATCCGGACATCTTGATCCTGGAGGGGCTCAACGTCTTGCAGACCGGGCCGACGTTGATGGTGTCGGACCTGTTCGACTTCTCGCTGTATGTGGACGCTCGGATCGAGGACATCGAGCAGTGGTATGTGTCGCGGTTTTTGGCCATGCGCACCACGGCGTTCGCCAACCCGGAATCACACTTCCACCACTACGCGGCGTTGTCGGATTCGCAGGCCGTCATCGCCGCGAAGGAGATCTGGCGCTCGATCAACCGGCCCAACCTGGTGGAGAACATTCTGCCGACCCGGCCGCGGGCCACCCTCGTGCTGCGCAAGGACGCCGATCACTCCATCAACCGGCTGCGGCTGCGCAAGCTGTAG
- the glyA gene encoding serine hydroxymethyltransferase has protein sequence MSAPLADIDPDIAELLAKELGRQRDTLEMIASENFAPRAVLQAQGSVLTNKYAEGLPGRRYYGGCEHVDMVENIARDRAKALFGAEFANVQPHSGATANAAVLHALMSPGERLLGLDLANGGHLTHGMRLNFSGKLYQTGFYGVDPTTHVIDMDAVRVKALEFRPKVIIAGWSAYPRILDFPAFRSIADEVGATLLVDMAHFAGLVAARLHPSPVPHADVVSTTVHKTLGGGRSGLIVGKQEYAKAINSAVFPGQQGGPLMHVIAGKAVALKIAATPEFAERQRRTLSGARIIADRLLAADVANAGVSVVSGGTDVHLVLVDLRNSPLDGQAAEDLLHEVGITVNRNAVPNDPRPPMVTSGLRIGTPALATRGFGDAEFTEVADIIATALAAGSSADIAGLRQRATRLAREFPLYEGLEEWSLVGR, from the coding sequence ATGTCCGCCCCGCTCGCCGACATCGACCCCGATATCGCCGAGTTGCTGGCCAAAGAACTCGGCCGGCAACGCGACACCCTGGAGATGATCGCCTCGGAGAACTTCGCGCCGCGCGCGGTGCTGCAGGCCCAGGGCTCCGTGCTGACCAACAAGTACGCCGAGGGACTACCCGGCCGGCGGTACTACGGCGGCTGCGAGCACGTCGACATGGTGGAAAACATCGCCCGCGACCGGGCCAAGGCGCTGTTCGGCGCCGAATTCGCCAACGTGCAGCCGCATTCGGGCGCTACCGCCAACGCGGCGGTGCTGCACGCGCTGATGTCGCCGGGGGAGCGGCTTTTGGGCCTGGACCTCGCCAACGGCGGCCACCTCACCCACGGGATGCGGCTGAACTTTTCCGGCAAGTTGTACCAGACCGGCTTCTACGGCGTCGATCCGACGACCCACGTGATCGACATGGACGCGGTGCGGGTCAAGGCGCTCGAGTTCCGGCCGAAGGTGATCATCGCCGGCTGGTCGGCCTACCCGCGGATTCTCGACTTCCCGGCGTTCCGGTCGATCGCCGACGAGGTCGGCGCCACGTTGCTGGTGGACATGGCGCACTTTGCGGGGTTGGTCGCCGCCAGGTTGCACCCGTCGCCGGTGCCGCACGCCGACGTGGTGTCCACCACCGTGCACAAGACGCTCGGCGGGGGCCGCTCCGGCCTGATCGTGGGCAAGCAAGAGTATGCCAAGGCGATCAACTCGGCGGTGTTCCCCGGTCAGCAGGGCGGACCGCTGATGCATGTCATCGCCGGCAAGGCGGTCGCGCTGAAGATCGCCGCCACACCCGAGTTCGCCGAGCGTCAGCGGCGCACGCTGTCCGGCGCTCGGATCATCGCCGATCGGCTGCTGGCGGCCGATGTCGCCAACGCCGGGGTGTCGGTGGTCAGCGGCGGCACCGACGTCCACCTGGTGCTGGTCGACCTGCGCAACTCGCCATTGGATGGCCAGGCCGCCGAGGACCTGCTGCACGAGGTGGGCATCACCGTCAACCGCAACGCCGTCCCCAACGACCCCCGGCCACCGATGGTGACCTCCGGCCTGCGGATCGGGACTCCCGCGCTGGCGACCCGTGGCTTCGGGGACGCCGAGTTCACCGAGGTCGCCGACATCATCGCCACCGCGCTGGCCGCCGGCAGCTCGGCCGATATAGCGGGGCTGCGGCAGCGCGCGACCCGGTTGGCCAGGGAGTTTCCCCTGTATGAGGGGCTCGAGGAGTGGAGCCTGGTCGGCCGCTAA
- a CDS encoding acyl-ACP desaturase — translation MAQKPVANALTLELEPVVEENMARHLATEDIWFAHDYVPFDRGENFAFLGGRDWDPSQATLPRAITDACEILLILKDNLAGYHRELVEHFILEDWWGRWLGRWTAEEHLHAIALREYLVVTREVDPTANEDVRVQHVMKGYRADRYTQVETLVQMAFTERCYAVFCRNLAAKLEEPILAGLIDRIARDEARHEEFFANLVTHLLGHVRDETIAAIAARAGDLQVLGADIDAYQDKLENVADAGIFGPTQLRQVICDRITAWGLAGEPQLTRFVTG, via the coding sequence ATGGCACAGAAACCTGTCGCTAACGCGTTGACACTCGAACTCGAGCCGGTGGTCGAAGAGAACATGGCTCGACACCTCGCCACCGAGGACATCTGGTTCGCCCACGACTACGTTCCGTTCGACCGGGGCGAGAACTTCGCCTTCCTCGGCGGGCGTGATTGGGATCCCTCTCAAGCGACGCTGCCCAGGGCGATCACGGACGCCTGCGAGATCCTGCTGATCCTCAAGGACAACCTGGCCGGCTACCACCGCGAGCTCGTCGAGCACTTCATTCTGGAGGACTGGTGGGGCCGCTGGCTTGGCCGGTGGACCGCAGAGGAGCACCTGCACGCCATCGCGCTGCGCGAATACCTGGTGGTGACCAGGGAGGTCGACCCGACCGCCAACGAAGACGTGCGTGTCCAGCACGTCATGAAGGGTTACCGTGCCGACCGGTACACGCAGGTGGAAACCCTGGTGCAGATGGCGTTCACCGAACGCTGCTACGCCGTCTTCTGCCGCAACCTGGCCGCCAAGCTCGAAGAGCCCATCCTGGCCGGCCTCATCGACCGGATCGCCAGGGACGAAGCACGGCACGAGGAGTTCTTCGCCAACCTGGTCACCCACCTGCTCGGCCACGTGCGCGACGAGACCATCGCGGCGATCGCCGCCCGTGCGGGCGACCTCCAGGTCCTCGGTGCCGACATCGACGCCTACCAGGACAAGCTGGAAAACGTTGCCGACGCCGGAATCTTCGGCCCCACCCAGCTGCGCCAGGTGATCTGCGACCGCATCACCGCCTGGGGGCTGGCCGGCGAGCCGCAACTGACGCGATTCGTCACGGGTTAA